In Mangifera indica cultivar Alphonso chromosome 1, CATAS_Mindica_2.1, whole genome shotgun sequence, a single genomic region encodes these proteins:
- the LOC123227459 gene encoding phospho-2-dehydro-3-deoxyheptonate aldolase 2, chloroplastic, which produces MALSQTTLSSKSLYANAHSLSSNSHQPSFSLLPPNSKPRYVQPITAVHAAEPTKNKVAVVESPPVTVSGSGKWTLDSWKSKKALQLPEYPNKEQLDAVLKTLEAFPPLVFAGEARNLEEKLGEAAMGNAFLLQGGDCAESFKEFHANNIRDTFRILLQMGAVLMFGGQVPVIKVGRMAGQFAKPRSDPFEEKNGVKLPSYKGDNINGDTFDEKSRIPDPERMIRAYCQAAATLNLLRSFATGGYAAMQRVTQWNLDFAENSEQGDRYHELANRVDEALGFMAAAGLTVDHPIMKSTDFWTSHECLLLPYEQALTRQDSTSGLYYDCSAHMLWVGERTRQLDGAHVEFLRGIANPLGIKVSNKMDPNELVKLVEILNPNNKPGRITIICRMGAENMRVKLPHLVRAVRRSGQIVTWVCDPMHGNTIKAPCGLKTRPFDAIMAEVRAFFDVHEQEGSHPGGIHLEMTGQNVTECIGGSRTVTFDDLSSRYHTHCDPRLNASQALELSFIIAERLRKRRIGTQRLLSMGV; this is translated from the exons ATGGCTCTTTCTCAAACAACTCTCTCTTCCAAGTCTCTTTATGCCAATGCCCACTCTCTGTCATCCAACTCCCACCAAccatctttctctcttcttccccCCAACTCCAAACCCAGATATGTGCAGCCAATCACAGCCGTCCATGCGGCCGAACCCACCAAAAACAAGGTTGCTGTGGTGGAATCACCACCGGTCACCGTTTCGGGATCTGGGAAATGGACGCTAGATAGCTGGAAGAGCAAGAAAGCATTGCAGCTTCCGGAGTACCCGAATAAGGAGCAATTAGATGCTGTTTTGAAAACTCTGGAAGCTTTTCCTCCCCTGGTTTTTGCTGGAGAAGCAAGAAATTTGGAGGAGAAGCTTGGAGAAGCTGCCATGGGAAATGCTTTCTTGCTTCAGGGTGGTGACTGTGCTGAGAGTTTCAAGGAGTTCCATGCCAATAATATTAGAGACACTTTCAGGATCTTGTTGCAGATGGGTGCTGTGCTTATGTTTGGTGGGCAAGTGCCAGTGATTAAG GTTGGAAGAATGGCGGGTCAATTTGCAAAGCCAAGATCAGATCCATTTGAGGAGAAAAACGGAGTGAAGTTGCCAAGTTACAAGGGAGACAACATAAATGGTGATACTTTTGATGAGAAATCAAGAATTCCAGATCCTGAAAGGATGATTAGAGCTTACTGCCAAGCCGCAGCTACTCTTAATCTTCTTAGATCTTTTGCAACTGGAGGTTATGCTGCAATGCAGAGAGTTACTCAATGGAACCTTGATTTTGCTGAGAACAGTGAGCAGGGAGACAG GTACCACGAACTTGCTAACCGCGTCGATGAGGCCTTAGGATTCATGGCCGCAGCAGGGCTGACAGTGGATCATCCTATAATGAAATCAACTGACTTTTGGACTTCTCATGAATGCTTGCTTTTGCCTTATGAACAAGCACTCACCAGACAAGATTCCACTTCTGGTCTCTACTATGACTGCTCTGCTCACATGCTCTGGGTTGGGGAGCGTACTCGCCAGCTAGACGGCGCTCACGTCGAGTTCCTCAGAGGAATCGCCAACCCTCTTGGTATCAAG GTTAGCAACAAAATGGATCCAAATGAGCTAGTAAAACTCGTTGAAATTCTAAATCCTAACAACAAGCCTGGAAGAATTACAATCATTTGCAGAATGGGAGCTGAAAACATGAGAGTGAAACTTCCCCATTTGGTCAGGGCAGTTCGCCGGTCTGGTCAAATTGTGACCTGGGTTTGTGATCCGATGCACGGAAACACTATTAAGGCACCATGTGGGCTCAAAACACGTCCCTTCGATGCAATCATG GCTGAGGTTCGTGCCTTCTTTGATGTTCATGAACAAGAAGGAAGCCACCCGGGCGGTATTCATCTAGAGATGACCGGGCAGAACGTGACAGAGTGCATTGGAGGATCTCGAACGGTGACTTTTGATGATTTGAGCTCACGCTATCACACACATTGTGACCCAAGGTTGAATGCATCTCAAGCTCTTGAGCTGTCCTTTATCATTGCCGAACGCCTTAGAAAGAGAAGAATTGGAACCCAACGTTTGCTTTCAATGGGAGTTTAA